The DNA region GTAGCGCCTTGGTGATCCGGTCGGCGATCGCGTAACCCGGCTGGCCGTAATGCACGCGTGCCGAATCCTTCAGCGCGGCTTTGGTCTTAATGGTGCCGAAGGTGATCACCTGTGCGACCCGGTCGCTGCCCCACCGCTCGGCGGCGTACCGCACCATCTCGCCGCGTCGGCGGTCGTCGAAGTCGATGTCGATATCGGGAGCCGACGGGCGTTCCGGGTTCAGGAACCGTTCGAACAGCAGCCCGTGCGGGATGGGGTCGATATTGGTGATGTTCAGCGCGTAGGCCACCAGTGAGCCGGCCGCCGACCCACGGCCCGGGCCGACCCGGATGTTGATCGAACGCGCATAACTGATCAGGTCCGCCACGATCAGGAAGTAGGAGGGGAAGCCCTTGCCGCAGATGACGTCGATCTCGTAGGCGGCCCGATCGGTGTACTCCTGCGGCACACCCCCCGGAAAGCGTCGCTCCAGCCCCGCCTTCACCTCGTGTCGCAGCCAGGAACCCTGATCGTGGCCGTCGGGCACCGGGAACACCGGCATCCGGTCACGGGGGGCCCACACGTCGGCGTAGGACTGCACCCGCTCGGCGATCAGCAGCGTCGAATCGCAGGCGTCGGGCAGCTCGTCGTCCCACAGCGCCCGCATCTCGGCGGCCGACTTGAGGTAGTAGCCGTCCCCGTCGAACTTGAACCGGGTGGGATCCGACAGCGTCTTGCCGGTCTGGATGCACAGCAGCGCCTCGTGATTCTGCGAGGCGTCGCGGGTGACGTAGTGGCAGTCGTTGGTGGCCAATGTCGGGATGCCGAGTTTGCGGCCGACCTCCAGCAGCCCCTCGCGGACCCGGCGTTCGATGGACAACCCGTGGTCCATCACCTCCAGGAAATAGTTCTCCGGGCCGAAGATCTCCCGCCATTTGGCCGCCGATTCCAGCGCCTCACGGTCCTGGCCCAGCCGCAGTCGGGTCTGCACCTCCCCCGACGGGCAGCCGGTGGTGGCGATGATGCCCGCGGAGTGTTCGGCGATGATCTCGGCATCCATCCGCGACCACTTGCCGAGCTGGCCTTCAAAGGATGCCAGCGAGGACAGCTTGAACAGGTTGCGCAACCCGGTCGCGTTCTCGGCGACCATGGTCATGTGTGTGTAGGAACCGCCGCCGGAGACGTCGTCGCTCTTCTGGCCCGGGTCGCCCCAGTGGATTCGGCGGGTGTCGAAACGAGAAGCCGGCGCGATGTAGGCCTCGACGCCGATGATCGGCTTGATGCCGGCCTTGGTCGCCGCGTTGTAGAACTCACTGGCGCCGAACATGTTTCCGTGGTCGGTCATGCCGATCGCCGGCATCTCGAGACGCTGCGCCTCGGCCAGCATCGGGGCGATCTTCGCCGCGCCGTCGAGCATCGAGTACTCGGTGTGGTTATGCAGGTGCACGAAGGACCGCGACGATGAACTGTCCATAGGTCCGCCAGTCTAGGACTGCGCACCGACGGTTCCCGGGCGTGTCGTCAACCGTGTCTTTGGCGCTGTCGTTTCCCGGGACAGCGGCCGCCGCGGTGGACTACGTTGAGGTTCGGCTGAAGCGGAGGAGAGTCATACATGAGCGTGTACCGGGTGATCGACATCATCGGGACGAGTCCCTCGTCCTGGGAGAACGCCGCGGCCGAGGCGGTGCACCGGGCCAAGCAGACCATCGACGACATCCGCGTCGCCCAGGTCGTCGAGCAGGATCTCACCCTCGACGAGAAGGGCGGGATCGTCTACCGCACCAAGCTGCGCATCTCGTTCAAGATCCGGCCGCCGAAGTCGTCGAAGCCCGCCGACGACGCCTGACCACCCCCGTTGACACTGCCTCCAGGGCGTACAAGTGCGGGCAACCCGCGCCCTGGTGCAGCATCAACGCCGTAGGACGTCCAATGCGTGTCTGAGGTCATCCGGGTATTCGCTGGTGATTTCGACGCGTCGGCCGTCCGCGGGATGGGCGAACGCCAGTGAACGAGCGTGCAGCCACTGGCGTTCCAGCCCCAGTTTGCGCGCCAGCGTCGGATCCGCACCGTAGGTGAGATCACCGCAGCAGGGATGCCGCAGCGCGGAGAAATGCACCCGGATCTGATGGGTGCGCCCGGTCTCCAGATGCACGTCGAGCAGACTGGCGGCGACGAACGCCTCGACCGTGTCGTAGTGGGTGATGCTGTGCCGCCCATCGGCGGTGACCGCGAATTTCCAGTCTGGCCCGTGGTGGCGGCCGATGGGTGCGTCGATGGTTCCGCTGGACGGGTCGGGATGGCCCTGCACCAGCGCGTGATAGCGCTTCTCGACGGTGCGCGCCTTGAAGGCACGCTTGAGCGAGGTGTAGGCCCGTTCGGAGATCGCCACCACCATGACGCCGGAGGTGCCGACGTCCAGGCGGTGCACGATGCCTTGACGCTCGGGAACCCCCGAGGTGGTGATCCGATAGCCCGCGGCGGCCAGACCCCCGAGCACCGTGGGGCCGCTCCATCCCACCGAGGCGTGGGCAGCCACCCCG from Mycolicibacter sp. MU0083 includes:
- a CDS encoding dodecin family protein produces the protein MSVYRVIDIIGTSPSSWENAAAEAVHRAKQTIDDIRVAQVVEQDLTLDEKGGIVYRTKLRISFKIRPPKSSKPADDA
- a CDS encoding RluA family pseudouridine synthase codes for the protein MTERSMPVPEGLAGMRVDAGLARLLGLSRTAAATMAENGDVEVDGVPVGKSDRLIAGAWLQVRLPQAPPPLENTPTEIEGMAILYSDADIVAVDKPAGVAAHASVGWSGPTVLGGLAAAGYRITTSGVPERQGIVHRLDVGTSGVMVVAISERAYTSLKRAFKARTVEKRYHALVQGHPDPSSGTIDAPIGRHHGPDWKFAVTADGRHSITHYDTVEAFVAASLLDVHLETGRTHQIRVHFSALRHPCCGDLTYGADPTLARKLGLERQWLHARSLAFAHPADGRRVEITSEYPDDLRHALDVLRR